From a single Cytophagales bacterium WSM2-2 genomic region:
- the gcvT gene encoding aminomethyltransferase, with the protein MELKFVPLNHVHEKLGAKMVPFAGYNMPVRYSSDIEEHMTVRNGVGVFDVSHMGEFKIEGPNALDLIQRVTSNDASKLVDGQAQYSCLPNETGGIVDDLLVYKIKDNDYLLVVNASNIEKDWNWISKFNSKGAVMKNISDDICLFAVQGPKAVSVLQKLTKTDLSSIKYYSFAIGEFAGEKDVIMSNTGYTGAGGFEIYVNKNSAEKVWNAIFEAGKNENIKPIGLGARDTLRLEMGFCLYGNDIDDTTSPIEGGLAWITKFTKEFTNSSAIKKLKEEGAKKKLVGFKMVDKGIPRHDYQIKDSQGNTIGKVTSGTMSPVLGIGIGLGYVTTSHAAVDSEIFIDVRGKGLKAKVSKLPLIN; encoded by the coding sequence ATGGAACTGAAATTTGTCCCTCTCAATCATGTACATGAAAAACTAGGCGCGAAAATGGTGCCGTTTGCCGGCTACAACATGCCAGTCCGCTACTCTTCGGATATTGAAGAGCACATGACTGTACGCAATGGCGTTGGCGTTTTTGACGTATCGCACATGGGGGAATTTAAAATCGAAGGGCCTAACGCCCTGGATTTAATTCAGCGAGTCACGAGCAATGATGCCTCAAAGCTCGTTGACGGACAGGCACAGTACTCCTGTCTTCCCAATGAAACAGGTGGGATTGTGGACGACCTGCTCGTATATAAAATCAAGGACAACGATTACCTGCTGGTGGTGAACGCCTCCAATATCGAAAAAGATTGGAATTGGATTTCAAAATTCAACTCCAAGGGAGCTGTCATGAAGAATATTTCCGATGACATCTGCTTGTTTGCAGTTCAAGGGCCCAAAGCAGTTTCTGTTTTGCAAAAATTGACCAAGACTGATTTGTCTTCGATTAAGTACTATAGTTTTGCCATTGGTGAATTTGCCGGTGAAAAGGACGTGATCATGAGTAATACAGGCTACACCGGAGCAGGTGGCTTTGAAATCTATGTCAATAAGAATTCAGCTGAGAAAGTGTGGAATGCCATTTTTGAAGCAGGGAAGAATGAGAATATTAAACCCATCGGATTGGGTGCACGCGACACACTTCGGTTGGAAATGGGTTTCTGCCTGTATGGCAACGATATTGACGATACTACTTCACCTATTGAGGGCGGACTGGCATGGATAACTAAATTCACAAAAGAGTTTACCAACAGCAGCGCGATTAAGAAACTGAAGGAGGAAGGAGCGAAGAAGAAATTGGTCGGCTTTAAAATGGTTGACAAAGGAATTCCACGCCACGATTATCAGATCAAGGACAGCCAGGGAAATACCATCGGTAAAGTTACCTCAGGCACAATGTCACCGGTGCTTGGCATCGGGATCGGGCTTGGTTATGTCACGACTTCACATGCTGCCGTTGACTCAGAAATCTTCATTGATGTAAGGGGAAAAGGACTGAAAGCCAAAGTAAGTAA